Genomic window (Deltaproteobacteria bacterium):
GCGGTATGTTTTCTGTGGCACTTTCCTTAGGGTCACCCCCAGTCGCCGTTAGCGACCATCCTGCCCTGCGGAGCTCGGACTTTCCTCCGATCCGTTCGTCACGGACCGGCGATCACCCGATCTGCTTTGATAACACGTTGTAAATATAATCAAATATGGAGAATAAATCAACCGTCAAACGCAAGGAAGATCCGAGTGCAGGTATTCATTAACTATCCTCAGAGATACGAGGCACAACACAGTGGGTATTGACAAAACCTGTCAATCATGGTTTCCTATGCCCGCTTTTCGCAGGGGCGGAATTAATTGTGGTGCGTAACGTTGCTATCCCTGTTGTAATAAAGGCATATTCCTGTTGATTCGCTGTCAAGGAGACACCCCCGCAAGAACCCAGAAAGTAAATCAAGGAAGAGGTGGTGAATGAAACCCGAGCATGTTGAACCGATCCAGAAAACCGTCCATCCAAATGAAAAAGGCGAAGCCTCGGTCGTGTGCACTCAGTGTGGCCAAAGACTGAAACTGGACCGTCCTGAGAACAAGGATCCGAATGAAGCTTTCAGGTCAATAGTTTCCTGTGATCAGTGTGGGTGTACTTATGATGTGCTGGTAAACTTCAGACATGGAGGACGCAAAAGTACAAATTTGACGGGTATCTGCACAACTCTGGCCACTGATAAAACAGAAGATCACGATAATTTCAACAACATCTCCGGCATAATAGTGGAAAATATATCAAAGACCGGTATCGGGTTCACATTAAAGCATCTGATCGACATCAAAATCGGTGACACGGTAAAAGTAAAATTCGTACTGAATAACAATAAAAAAACGGTGATCGATAGAACCGTGGTAGTACAAAGAATCGACAACAGATTCGTCGGGGCAAAATTTACCCGCCCGATCGATGCCGGGGAGAAAGACCTGGCCTTTTATTTACTCTGAGAGGGTAACGAAACGCGCAGAATCTCCAGCGTGCCGTGTCTTAGAGGACTTTTCCGCCTTTCAGGGCCTCGTCGATGGCCTCGTTCGCCAGGCGGTCGGCGGCGGTGTTCTTTTCGCGCCGCACGTGTTCTACGGAATAAGTATCGAGAAAAGAGAGGAGTTTCCTGACTTCCTGCATCAGGACCTGCAGATTGCTGTTCTTGACCCGGTACTGGCCGTTTATCTGCCTCACGAGCAACTCCGAATCAAGAAAGATGTTCAGTGTCCGCATGCCCCGTTTCAGGGCTTCTTCAAGACCGAGGATAAGTGCCCGATATTCTGCCTCATTGTTGGTACAGGTTCCCAGGTATCTCTTCGCCGTCACCACCATGTCCCCGGCGCCGTCATAAATGATCACCCCCACGCCGGCATCCCCGGGATTCCCCCGGCTCGCACCATCCGAGTACAGGTTGAAAATCTCGCCCTCAGTGCTCATCGGCCCTGTTTTCCCAGTACATGATCCGGTTGCAGTTGGGACAGATATGGAGCTTCTCGTATTTCCTCAGCTCGATATAGAGCTGCGGTGGAATATTCATGTGACACCCGCTGCACACCTCGTTCCAGACCGGGACGACGGCGCTTCCGTTCCGTCGCTCCCGGAGCAGGTCGTACCGCCTGAGCACATCCGGGTCGAGACCGTCCCTGATCTCCCGTTCCCCGGCGACAATGGACTCAAGCTCGGCATCAATGGATTCCGCGTCCTTCTCAAGCAGCCGGAGTTTCTCCTCCCCCTGTTTCCTGACAGTTTCAAGATGCTCCCTGTCCGCGGCAAGGTCGGTGTTCCTCCGGTCTATCTCTTCAAGAAGGTTGATGATCTCATCTTCGACAGCGCTGTTCTTCCGCTCTATCGTGTCGATCTCCTTCAGAGTGGCCTGATACTCATCGTTCTTTTTGACCTCGAGAAGGCGGCTTTTCGATCTTTTCAGTGATTCCGATCCCTTCTGCATCTCCTTCTCACAGGCGCGATGCCGTTCGTTCAGATCTTCAAGCTCTTTTTTCCGCTCGTCGAACCGTCCCTCGGCAGCGGCGATCCCTACCCTCAACTGTTCCTGTTCTCCCGGCAGGCTCACTTTCCTCGCCTTCAACCGGGCAATCTCCGAATCGATCTTCTGGAGCTGTATTAATTTTGACAACTGCTCTTTCAAAATCCACCTCTTTCCCGCCGGTATAAAAAAAAATGCACCACAGTGTGGTGCATTTTAGAAGTTACGGGTTTGACCATCCGGCCTGCATGGTATCTTTACATATATAACTCATAATCGACTGCCTGTGATGAATCTGGTGGGCCCACCTGGGTTCGAACCAGGGACCTACCGGTTATGAGCCGGTGGCTCTTCCAGCTGAGCTATGGGCCCCATCGAAATTTCATAAAAGTATTTTACTATCCCTATTGTTTTTTTTTGTCAAGCTTATTTCATACCACGGGCGCCGAACACCTCACGTGCAAGAGAGAGAGCGTTTATCACGGCGGGGAATCCGGCATAGACGGTCATCTGAAGGATCACCTCGACGATCTCTTCCGGAGTGCAGCCCACATTCAGCGCACCGTTGATATGAACCTTCAACTGGGGTGGCGCCGTGGCCATGGCCGTCAGCGCCGCAACCGTTGCAAGCTGGCGGGTCCGCAGATCAAGCCCCGGTCGGGAAATGACATCACCGTAGGAAAACGCGACGATCCAGTCGATCAGGTCAGGCGCAATGTCCCTGAAACCGTCCACCACCGATGTCCCGGGAAATCCGGTTATCCGTTCCAGCAGTTCTTTCCCTTTCTGATAACGATCACTCATATATCCCTCCTTTTTTGTTCCTATGTATTCGACCTTATCAATCGCTTGTCCTTTAAAATCGTTCCCTCCCGCACAGGGACGAGCATTCATGTTCAGCACCGGGAAACGGGTTGCCCCCGATTCCTCACCCGGAACAAATATCCAACTGGAAGAGGTGCTCGTGAACCCCGCCCGGCTTCATCACGCTCCGGGTCTGAGCCACCTCCGCGGGGCGGCCAGGACGAGAACCAGCCCCGACAGGATGAGCGCCGTTCCGACGATCATATACCAGTTCAGCGATTCCTTCAGTATCAGCACCGCCAGTATCGATGCCAGGACCGGCTTCAGGAAAAATGCCAGTCCGCCCTTTTGCGCCGACGTGTTGAGGAGGCCAAAATAATAGAGCACATATGCCAGCGCCGTTCCCACCAGTGAAAGGTAGGTTACGAAGACCCACGTATCCGCCAGCCCCTGGATCCCCTGTGGCGTCAATCGCAGGAGCGCGACGGGAAGGAGCATGAAACTGCCGAAAAGGGCCGAGTACCCCATGAGGACCATGGCCCCGTAACGCCCCACCACTCGTCGCGAAATGCAGACGCTGAGAGCGAAGCACAGGGCGGAGAGTATCATCAGCGCCAGTCCGGCGACGGACCCCGCCGTAAAATCCCCGGACTCAAAAGCAAAGCAGAGAACGCCACAGACACCAAAGACCGTGGCAAACCAGGTCCTGGCGGTCCAGCTCTCATTGTTGATGAAGCGGGCACAGAGGATCACAAAAACGGGATTCACGCTGAAGACGACAGCCGCCGACGCCGCCTTGTCCAGAACAAGGATGGCCGTATGAAAGATGGATATGGCGAGGGCGACACCGATTAATCCGTTAAGACAGAAGATACCGTAATCACGGAGGGTGAATCTTTCAAGGCGGAGCCGCAGGAGTGGTATCGACAGGATGAGAAGGGTCACGCCCGTCACGAAGAACCGCAGGAAGGTAAGCACCAGTGGGTCCACGCGGGCACCGATGATCTTACTGACGACCTCGACGGTGCTGAAGCAGCCGACACCGCCGACAAGACTGACGATTCCGATCAATTCATCGCGGGACATGGAACCTCGGGTGCTTTTCACTGACCCGGCGGCGTTCGCATCCACTGCAAACCGATCCACCCGGTCATCTTCAGTCGGCAACAGGGCACACCGACAGGGGCGGAGCCTTCTTCAATCTCGGGGAGATACCGAATCGATCAGGTGTTCCGCCTTCTGATAGGCACGTTTAACCTTTATATAGAAAGCGTGCAACCTTTTGTTTCCTGATATGCTTCCCTTTTCACCGGAGAGCCTGCGTGCTATCTCTGAAAACGTCAGATATTCCCGCTTTCGAAGGTCGTATACCACCCACGGGTCCGGTTCCTCTTTCACCTGTGCGTCCGCTCCCGCTTCTTGAGACAGCCCGCTCAGGGCTTCCAGGCCTTTCCGGTACTCACTGTTTCTGATGAGAGCCTGTGCCCGGTCATATGTGCCGATCGAGATCCGTCGTGGTGCCATATATCTCCGCTTCATAATGCAGTAACAAAGGAAAAGCAATTGGTATGCCAGATGATAGAAAGGCTTGCATGTATATAATTTGAAAGCGCTTCCTGCGAAGTGGACATACGGGGCATGTTTCACTGCATGTTTCATGAAACGGGCGGATGTTTCACCACAACACTTACGAAACGCGTATCTTTCCGTCGCTCTCCGACAGGCACGGGCATTTCTTGAACACGGCCTCGGAAATATTCTCGATACATGTGGGGACCTGGTGCGGACGCTACGCGCATAACCTGCTTAGGAAGGACGTTATTCCCGACCGGGCTGCAAACATCATTCAAATCGAAAACTGGAAATCATGTGTTCGTATATTTCCCGGTGCGTTTCAAAATCCGGGTCGTTGGGGTTCTGCCCGGCAAAGCTTAGTAAATACAAATGTTTATCATTTGCTGCGATGATCTCTATGCCCTCATGATCAAAGAGAAAAATCTTCAGGATCACCGCCGGATGGCCCGCCAGAGTGGTATCCGTAGTTTCCGTGATCAGGCTGTCTTCATTGATGTCCCTCACGTCATAGGTCGCAAGCCATTCGCCCAGGATTGAACCTTCCTCGTTTTCCATGACCCTGATCTCAAATTGACCCTGCCACATATGATAGGGCTGTTCTAAGAAGGTCACTTTTTGCCGTTCACCATCCAGGAGGACCAGTCCCGACCATGTCGTAGCGGTGCCGCTTCTTGATCCGGCCTCGACAATTTCCCAGGTCGCCGGATAAAGGATGCTGTATCCACAGGTGGTATGTCTGTAAAGGCTCCACTTTCCCGCGGGATATTCCGCCACAGCCATATCCCCGAAAAGCAGAAGGAGTAACCCAACCCAACATGCTTTTTTCATATGCGGATTCATATGGTTAGTCCTCCCCGTTCATCCATGAGGCACCGGGTCGTGAGCATCAACAGCCAGTCATCTTTACAGGGAATACCACAGGTCAACGGCTTCGATCTGGTATTCTTTCCGGTGATTGAAGCCGCCGTGACCTTCAGGACCGATCCTGAGAATGTCGACGGTACCACCGAGCTTTTCTATCAAATCCCGGGACCGCATCATGTTCTCTCCCCTGGTGGTATCGCGCAAGCCGCCCCAGAGGTAAAAATGCGTGCCGGAAAGCGGTTTTTCACCATATCGGCCTGACAGCAGCAGCCGAACAGCGGGAAGATTGGGACTGACACCGCCCGATGCGGCAATGAACAAGCGGATGTAATTGTTACCGCTCTCCTTATCGTGAAATGCAAAGGACGCGCACTGGGTGGCGGAGCGGCTGAACCCGAGCCACGCCGTCAGTGATGTGTCGACACCGTAATGGGCGGAGAGGTATTGCACGGCACCGGCAACGATCCGGTAGGTGTCGGCCGAATTTGAGAGATAGGTGTACTCTTTTTTCTTCGCCGATGGTTGCCGCGCCGGCCATCCCCACTGGATGGAAGCGATGGCGAACCCCTTCCGGGAGGCGACGTCCGTAAAGTTCAGAAGGTGCCGGTAGGCATTGCCTCCCGTTCCGTGGAGAACGACCAGAAGTCTCTTCTTTTCTGTTTTTTCAAATCCTTCAGGGATCCAGTGCACGAAAAAGGGAGGTCCGCCGGCAACGGTGACGACCCTGCCGCCGAGAGCCCGTACTTTTTCATAGGACGAGGGATCGGATTTGTATATGCCGATCCCGTCATGGTCTTCTTCCACATAGCTTTCCGCACCTGCCGCAGTGCACAGGACGCAGAGGACAATAAGAACCGGCAGGTACCGGAAGATCTTCATGCACACCTTCATCAGAAGAGCACCTCCGGAAGGTCCTTGACATTTTCTATGCTGACCTGTTTCACCACACCTCCAACGGCACGCTCCTGCATTCCGACCTTCGGCAGGACGCATCGGGTGAATCCCATCCTGCCCGCCTCCCTGATACGGGATTCCATCCTGCCGACGCCCCTGACCTCGCCGGTGAGCCCTACTTCACCACACAGGACGGTCCCTTCATCGACGGGACGGTTCAGGAAACTTGAAACGATGGAGGATATGATCCCCAGGTCGACGGCGGGCTCAGTGAGCTTCACCCCGCCGGCCACGTTAATATATATGTCATGATTTCCGAGGTGAAGACCGCAGATCTTTTCCAGCACCGCCGCCAGCAGTGATACCCGGTTATGATCGACACCGATCGTCGTCCGACGCGGTATGCCGAAGGTCGTTTCGCTCACCAGAGATTGTATCTCCACCAGGATAGGGCGTGATCCTTCCATACTCGGTACCACAACGGACCCGGCCGCGCACCGGGGCCGCTCCGACAGGAACAGGGCGGAAGGGTTCGCAACTTCCCGGAGACCGTCATCACCCATCTCAAATACACCGATCTCGTTAGTCGGCCCAAAGCGGTTCTTCACGCTACGGACGATCCGGAATGCATGCCCCGAATCCCCTTCGAAATAGAGAACGGTGTCGACCATGTGTTCCAGGACACGGGGGCCCGCGATGGCTCCCTCCTTGGTGACGTGGCCGATCAAAAACAGGGGGATCCCCGTCTGTTTCGACATCATGATGAGCTTTTCAGATGATTCCCTCACCTGGCCGACACTGCCCGGCGCGGACGAGAGGCTGCCCGAATACATGGTTTGAATGGAGTCCACGACGACGGCGTCCGGCTGCACCTCCCGTATCTGCCTGAGGATGTTCTCCAGGGATACCTCCACCAATATGAGCAGATTCTGTGACGATGCTCCGATCCGCTTCCCGCGAAGCCTGATCTGATTTGCCGATTCCTCTCCCGATATGTAAAGGACCTTCATCCCCTGATGAGCAAGCTGCTGGAGCACCTGGAGAAGAAGGGTCGATTTGCCGATGCCGGGATCCCCGCCCAGAAGGATCGCCGACCCCCTGACGATGCCTCCGCCGAGGACCCGGTCCACATCGACGATACCCGTCGTGACACGGTCCGTCTCATCGGCCTCGATCGAAGCGAGCGGCAGGGCCGTCCCGCCGAAGCCCGCCCCCCGTGAACCCGTCGTGTCGGCGGGTTCTCCGATCTCTTCTTCAACGAAGCGGTTCCACTCACCGCAGGAAGGACACCTTCCGAGCCATTTGAGAGACTGATGACCGCAATTTTGACAGAAAAAGGCGGTTTTTATCTTATTGAGACCAGCCATATGCACCACTGCGGTTGATTTTTTTCGTCCCTTTGTTTTCCCTGTGGGTGGACTATAGGGGGATTTCTCCGACCCGTCAACTGAAAACCAAAATGACTTGTATATCGAGGGCAATTTTGATATCAATCAACGTTTGTATGACACAATACTCCAGCGGAGCGAAAAGAATATATGAATAATCCGAACTTCAGTTCCGGGCCCTGCAGCAAGCGACCCGGATGGAGCCTGAACGTATTGAAGGACAGCCCCATCGGCCGCTCGCACCGAAGCAGTCTCGGCAAGGAACGGCTTGCCCTCGCCATCGAGGAAAGCAAGGCCCTCCTCGGCATTCCCGATGACTACCTTCTGGGCATCATGCCCGGTTCGGATACGGGGGCCTTCGAGGCGGCCCTGTGGTCGCTGCTCGGACCGCGATCGGTGACGGTCCTGGTATGGGAAAGTTTCAGCGCCGGATGGGCGACGGACGTTGAAAAGCAGCTCAAGCTGAACCCGACGGTGCTGCGAGCCGACTACGGCGACATCCCCGATCTTTCGGCCGTCGACTGGTCACAGGACGTTGTCTTTGTGGCGAACGGAACCACGAGCGGGGTAAAGATCCCCGACTGGGACTGGATACCCGAAGACAGAGAGGGTCTGACCCTCTGTGACGCAACGAGCGCGGTATTTGCCATGCGGATCGACTGGCAGAAGGTCGACGTCCTGACCTATTCCTGGCAGAAGTGCCTCGGCGGGGAGGCGGCTCACGGCATTCTGATACTGAGCCCCCGGGCGGTGGAACGGATCGAGTCCTACGATCCGTCCTGGCCGCTGCCGAAGATATTCCGGCTGAAAAAGGGTGGCCGGCTGAACCGCGCCATCTTCAAGGGCGATACGATCAATACGCCTTCCATGATATGCGTGGAAGATTATCTGGACGCTCTGGAGTGGGCCCGGAGCGTCGGCCTGGAAGGAATGATCGAGCGCAGCAGGGCGAACCTGCGGGTCGTCGAAGAATGGGTGGAGCGCACCGGGTGGATAGATTTTCTCGCAGGGACACCGGAGATCCGGTCCCATACGTCCGTCTGCCTGAAGGTGACGGACCGGCGTTTCAACGGGCTTTCGGAGGAAGACCGGCTCGCGTTCGTTAAAAAGATCGCCGGCGCTCTGAGCGCGGCGAACATCGCCCATGATGTCGCCTCATACAAGGAAGCGCCGCCGGGGTTCCGCCTGTGGTGCGGTCCCACCATCGAACCGGAGGATGTGCGGCGCGCCCTGGAGGGATTGGAAGAGGTATGCACGAAGGCAATAGGTAAATTAAGCGATCAGTGACGAAGAGGGACGATAATCGATGAAAAAGGTGCTGGTAAGCGACACCCTTGCCCGGGAAGGGATTGAAATACTTGAGCAGGCCCCGGAGATCGAAGTCGACGTAATGACCAATCTCACCCCTGATGAGCTCAGGGGTATCATAAAGAATTACGACGGGCTCGTCATCAGAAGCGCCACCCGGGTGACGAAGGACATCGTAGAAGCGGCAAGCAACCTGAAGGTCATCGGCCGCGCGGGGATCGGCCTCGACAATGTTGATGTGGAAGCCGCAAGCAAGCGGGGCATCATGGTCATGAACACGCCGGGAGGAAATACCAACACCACGGCGGAACATACGATCACGATGATGCTTTCCCTGGCACGCCGGGTCCCCCAGGCAACCATGTCGATGAAATCAGGAAAGTGGGAAAAGAAAAAGTTCATGGGCGCCGAGGTCTTCAACAAGACCCTCGGCATCATCGGAACGGGACGGGTGGGGTCCATCGTCGCGAGCCGCGCCCAGGGACTGAAAATGAACGTCATCGCCTACGATCCCTTCATTTCACCGGAAGCGGCGGAGAAACTGGGGATCACCCTGGTACCCTTTGAAGAGCTTCTGGCAAAATCCGACTTTATCTCCGTCCACACCCCGCTGACGGAAGAAACGAAGAACCTGATCAACGCCGACAGCATCGAGCGCATGAAAAACAACGTGTTCATCGTGAATTGCGCCCGGGGAGGCATCATAAACGAGCAGGACCTTTACGAAGCCCTGGTCGCCGGCAAGGTGGCCGGTGCCGCGCTCGACGTCTTCGCGGAAGAACCGACAAAGAACGAAGCCCTGGTCGCTCTTGAAAACGTCATCTGCACCCCCCACCTGGGGGCATCCACCGACGAGGCACAGCGCAATGTCGCCATCGCCGTGGCGGAGCAGATAGTGGACTACCTGACAAAGGGCGAGATCAGGAACGCCGTCAACTTCCCATCCGTCAGCGCCGAGGTGCTGAACAGCATCCGCCCCTACGTGGCGCTTGCCGAGAAGCTGGGCATGCTTGAGGCGCAGATCGTCACCGGCGGCATCGAGGAGGTGCGGGTGGAGTTTTGCGGCGAGATACTGAATTACGACGTCACGCCCCTCACCATAGCCCTTATCAAAGGTCTCCTGACGCCCATACTGAAGGAAAACATAAATTACATCAACGCCCCCTTCATCGCCAAGGACCGGGGCATCAGGGTCGTGGAATCGAAAAGCAGCGAATCGGTGGATTACACGAGCATGATATCTCTCACCGTAAAAACATCGAAAGAGGAAGGGTTCGCGGCGGGGGCGATCTTCGGTCGCCGGGACCCGCGTATCGTCAAGATCGGTAAATTCCCTCTCGACGTCATTCCCGAAGGGCACCTGGTGCTTCTTTACAACAATGACAAACCCGGCGTTATCGGCAACATCGGCACGACCCTCGGCAACAGCGGCATAAATATCGCCCGCCTCCACCTTGGCCGGGAACAGATCGACGGGAAGGCCCTGGTCGTTCTCAGCACGGACACCATGGTAACCGACGCGGCCCTGAAGCAACTGAGGGAACTCCCCCATGTGATATCGATAACGCGGATCGAAATGTAAGGACCGAAGCGGAGACGCACCATGTCAAACGTCGTAATAGTGGGAACACAATGGGGAGACGAGGGAAAGGGGAAGATCGTCGATCTCTACGCCCGGGAGGCCGATGTGATCGTACGGTTTCAGGGGGGCAACAACGCCGGCCATACGCTGGTCGTCGGCGGAGTTCAGACTATTCTTCACCTGATCCCCTCGGGAATTCTTCATGAGGGCAAGACCTGCATCTTAGGAAACGGCATGGTCATCAATCCCGAGGTCCTGCTCCAGGAG
Coding sequences:
- a CDS encoding PilZ domain-containing protein; translated protein: MKPEHVEPIQKTVHPNEKGEASVVCTQCGQRLKLDRPENKDPNEAFRSIVSCDQCGCTYDVLVNFRHGGRKSTNLTGICTTLATDKTEDHDNFNNISGIIVENISKTGIGFTLKHLIDIKIGDTVKVKFVLNNNKKTVIDRTVVVQRIDNRFVGAKFTRPIDAGEKDLAFYLL
- a CDS encoding ribonuclease HI family protein, which codes for MSTEGEIFNLYSDGASRGNPGDAGVGVIIYDGAGDMVVTAKRYLGTCTNNEAEYRALILGLEEALKRGMRTLNIFLDSELLVRQINGQYRVKNSNLQVLMQEVRKLLSFLDTYSVEHVRREKNTAADRLANEAIDEALKGGKVL
- a CDS encoding carboxymuconolactone decarboxylase family protein, with the protein product MSDRYQKGKELLERITGFPGTSVVDGFRDIAPDLIDWIVAFSYGDVISRPGLDLRTRQLATVAALTAMATAPPQLKVHINGALNVGCTPEEIVEVILQMTVYAGFPAVINALSLAREVFGARGMK
- a CDS encoding DMT family transporter, whose product is MDRFAVDANAAGSVKSTRGSMSRDELIGIVSLVGGVGCFSTVEVVSKIIGARVDPLVLTFLRFFVTGVTLLILSIPLLRLRLERFTLRDYGIFCLNGLIGVALAISIFHTAILVLDKAASAAVVFSVNPVFVILCARFINNESWTARTWFATVFGVCGVLCFAFESGDFTAGSVAGLALMILSALCFALSVCISRRVVGRYGAMVLMGYSALFGSFMLLPVALLRLTPQGIQGLADTWVFVTYLSLVGTALAYVLYYFGLLNTSAQKGGLAFFLKPVLASILAVLILKESLNWYMIVGTALILSGLVLVLAAPRRWLRPGA
- the radA gene encoding DNA repair protein RadA encodes the protein MAGLNKIKTAFFCQNCGHQSLKWLGRCPSCGEWNRFVEEEIGEPADTTGSRGAGFGGTALPLASIEADETDRVTTGIVDVDRVLGGGIVRGSAILLGGDPGIGKSTLLLQVLQQLAHQGMKVLYISGEESANQIRLRGKRIGASSQNLLILVEVSLENILRQIREVQPDAVVVDSIQTMYSGSLSSAPGSVGQVRESSEKLIMMSKQTGIPLFLIGHVTKEGAIAGPRVLEHMVDTVLYFEGDSGHAFRIVRSVKNRFGPTNEIGVFEMGDDGLREVANPSALFLSERPRCAAGSVVVPSMEGSRPILVEIQSLVSETTFGIPRRTTIGVDHNRVSLLAAVLEKICGLHLGNHDIYINVAGGVKLTEPAVDLGIISSIVSSFLNRPVDEGTVLCGEVGLTGEVRGVGRMESRIREAGRMGFTRCVLPKVGMQERAVGGVVKQVSIENVKDLPEVLF
- a CDS encoding phosphoserine transaminase; this translates as MNNPNFSSGPCSKRPGWSLNVLKDSPIGRSHRSSLGKERLALAIEESKALLGIPDDYLLGIMPGSDTGAFEAALWSLLGPRSVTVLVWESFSAGWATDVEKQLKLNPTVLRADYGDIPDLSAVDWSQDVVFVANGTTSGVKIPDWDWIPEDREGLTLCDATSAVFAMRIDWQKVDVLTYSWQKCLGGEAAHGILILSPRAVERIESYDPSWPLPKIFRLKKGGRLNRAIFKGDTINTPSMICVEDYLDALEWARSVGLEGMIERSRANLRVVEEWVERTGWIDFLAGTPEIRSHTSVCLKVTDRRFNGLSEEDRLAFVKKIAGALSAANIAHDVASYKEAPPGFRLWCGPTIEPEDVRRALEGLEEVCTKAIGKLSDQ
- a CDS encoding phosphoglycerate dehydrogenase, with translation MKKVLVSDTLAREGIEILEQAPEIEVDVMTNLTPDELRGIIKNYDGLVIRSATRVTKDIVEAASNLKVIGRAGIGLDNVDVEAASKRGIMVMNTPGGNTNTTAEHTITMMLSLARRVPQATMSMKSGKWEKKKFMGAEVFNKTLGIIGTGRVGSIVASRAQGLKMNVIAYDPFISPEAAEKLGITLVPFEELLAKSDFISVHTPLTEETKNLINADSIERMKNNVFIVNCARGGIINEQDLYEALVAGKVAGAALDVFAEEPTKNEALVALENVICTPHLGASTDEAQRNVAIAVAEQIVDYLTKGEIRNAVNFPSVSAEVLNSIRPYVALAEKLGMLEAQIVTGGIEEVRVEFCGEILNYDVTPLTIALIKGLLTPILKENINYINAPFIAKDRGIRVVESKSSESVDYTSMISLTVKTSKEEGFAAGAIFGRRDPRIVKIGKFPLDVIPEGHLVLLYNNDKPGVIGNIGTTLGNSGINIARLHLGREQIDGKALVVLSTDTMVTDAALKQLRELPHVISITRIEM